One Lycium barbarum isolate Lr01 chromosome 5, ASM1917538v2, whole genome shotgun sequence genomic window carries:
- the LOC132640586 gene encoding uncharacterized protein LOC132640586, with amino-acid sequence MHSPKVYPNNKTQCSNGVKNLIMIISSLLIIYLLSFNFSGPNDDKLLHTSVSLQNDSSSSSSSSSSLLSDTNLEHIVFGIASNERAWSARKELVKMWWKPGRNMRGCVFLEKMPPNYTNDVNDTLPPICISGDTSRFKYTFRGGTPSAIRVARVVTETVALNHSNVRWYVFGDDDTVFFTENLIKTLSKYDHGLWYYIGSNSEHFLMNKAFSYEMAFGGAGIAISYPLAKVLGKVFDACIERYPHLFGSDARIYSCLAELGVGLTHEPGFHQLDVRGNMFGVLAAHTIRPLVSLHHMEMNDAIFPHMTKMKALEHLYNAAKFDPHRILQQTICYDRWFTWTVSVSWGYAVQVFSYNVFLPDALRVQESYIPWQTSDLARHYDFDTRPYERDPCKRQLVYFLHNVSSGIDGKIKTIYKKKTPENCTITMVSPRQLEEILVTSHKLDLDRKQLLTPRRQCCDVLPSTSRNVMDIEIRECKEDELIYIHP; translated from the exons atgcACTCTCCTAAAGTATATCCTAACAACAAAACCCAATGTTCAAATGGCGTTAAAAATCTTATTATGATCATTTCTTCCCTTCTTATAATTTACCTCCTTAGTTTCAACTTTTCTGGTCCTAATGACGACAAATTACTCCATACATCAGTTTCACTCCAAAATGATtcctcatcatcttcatcatcatcgtcatcattattatcagaCACAAATCTTGAACATATTGTGTTTGGAATTGCATCTAACGAGCGGGCATGGTCCGCTCGTAAAGAATTAGTCAAGATGTGGTGGAAACCGGGACGAAACATGAGAggttgtgtttttcttgaaaaaaTGCCACCAAATTACACAAATGATGTAAACGATACATTGCCTCCTATTTGCATTTCAGGTGACACGTCACGATTTAAGTACACGTTTCGCGGTGGGACCCCCTCCGCTATTCGTGTGGCACGTGTCGTTACTGAGACCGTCGCTTTAAATCATTCGAATGTGAGGTGGTATGTTTTTGGTGACGATGACACGGTTTTTTTCACGGAGAATTTGATTAAGACGTTGTCTAAATATGATCATGGCTTATGGTATTATATAGGGTCGAATTCTGAACATTTTTTGATGAATAAGGCTTTTTCTTATGAGATGGCTTTTGGTGGTGCTGGTATTGCTATAAGTTATCCATTGGCTAAAGTTCTTGGTAAAGTTTTTGATGCATGCATTGAAAGGTATCCTCACCTTTTTGGAAGTGATGCTAGGATTTATTCATGTTTGGCTGAGCTTGGTGTTGGCTTAACACATGAACCCGGTTTCCATCAG CTGGATGTAAGAGGAAATATGTTTGGAGTATTGGCTGCACATACAATTAGGCCTTTGGTATCTCTGCATCACATGGAGATGAATGATGCCATATTCCCCCATATGACAAAAATGAAAGCTCTGGAGCATTTATACAACGCTGCAAAATTCGATCCTCATCGAATTTTGCAGCAAACAATATGTTACGATCGTTGGTTTACTTGGACAGTTTCGGTTTCTTGGGGATATGCTGTTCAAGTTTTCAGCTACAATGTGTTTCTACCGGATGCTCTGCGCGTACAGGAGAGTTATATTCCGTGGCAGACGAGTGATTTGGCTAGACATTATGACTTTGATACAAGGCCATATGAACGTGACCCGTGCAAAAGACAGCTTGTTTATTTCTTACATAATGTGTCCTCTGGAATTGATGGAAAAATCAAGACTATTTACAAGAAGAAAACACCTGAGAATTGCACCATCACCATGGTGTCACCTAGACAACTAGAAGAAATCTTAGTAACCTCACACAAGTTAGACCTTGACAGAAAACAG TTGCTAACACCAAGAAGACAGTGCTGTGATGTATTGCCTTCTACATCTAGAAATGTGATGGATATAGAGATAAGAGAATGCAAAGAGGACGAACTAATTTATATACACCCTTAG